Proteins co-encoded in one Pseudomonadota bacterium genomic window:
- a CDS encoding class I SAM-dependent methyltransferase, whose translation MKLDDPNAYITATEFDVMERCLPLEDATVLELGCGRARITRLIAERYRPAAIIATEVDRIQHEKNLLIDDLPTVRFVYGGAEEIALPDASIDIVIMLKSLHHVPVELMDQALAEIQRVLKPGGIAYISEPVYAGDFNEIMKLFNDEQVVRQAAFAAICRAVGAGLFIDSDQIFFNAPGRYRDFADFDEQMLQVTHTQHNIDAALRRQIEAAFNRHMGDDGARFLRPSRVDLLRKP comes from the coding sequence ATGAAACTTGACGATCCCAACGCCTATATCACTGCGACCGAATTCGATGTCATGGAGCGCTGTCTTCCGTTGGAGGATGCCACCGTGCTGGAGCTGGGCTGTGGCCGCGCGCGGATCACGCGGCTCATCGCCGAACGTTATCGTCCGGCCGCCATCATCGCCACCGAAGTCGACCGCATTCAGCATGAGAAAAATCTGCTGATCGATGATCTGCCCACTGTGCGTTTCGTCTACGGGGGTGCCGAAGAGATTGCACTGCCGGATGCCAGTATCGATATCGTGATCATGCTGAAATCACTGCACCATGTCCCGGTGGAGCTCATGGACCAGGCGCTGGCGGAGATACAGCGCGTGCTCAAACCCGGCGGCATCGCTTATATCTCCGAGCCGGTCTACGCCGGTGACTTCAACGAGATCATGAAACTGTTCAATGACGAACAGGTCGTGCGTCAGGCGGCGTTCGCTGCGATCTGCCGGGCGGTGGGGGCAGGACTGTTCATCGACTCCGATCAGATCTTTTTCAATGCCCCCGGTCGCTACCGGGACTTTGCGGATTTCGATGAACAGATGCTGCAGGTTACTCATACGCAGCACAACATCGATGCCGCGCTGCGCCGGCAGATAGAGGCCGCGTTCAATCGGCACATGGGCGACGATGGCGCCCGCTTTCTGAGACCTTCGCGGGTCGATCTGTTACGGAAGCCATAG